From the Streptomyces nodosus genome, the window AACGGATCGGCGATGACCTGCACGTTCATGCCGTGCTTCTTATGCTTCCCCGAGTAGAAGGGCCGGTCGGCGGCGATCCGGTCGATGGGGAGGAGCGTCCCGTCGAGCAGGACGTACGCTTTCGTCGAAGCAGCCCGGACGGCCTCGTCGAGGGTCGGTGCCAGTGCGGCCAGCAGGTCGACGGCCTCGCTGATGTAGCGGTAGACCGTGCTCGTCCCGACCCCGAAACCCGCCGCGAGCTGGGCGTACGTGGTTCCGTTCCGCAGATGCGCCAACACCAGCAGGGCTTGACGGCCGACCGGGAGCCGGCGCCAGCGGCTCTTGATCCGACGATGGTGTTCTCGCAGGCGAGCAGCGAGGAAGGACAGGGATCGACTGGACACGTCCAGCCCACACGGGTAGACAAGCATGCGAAGCCTCTGGTGGGTACCGGGTGATCTTGGTCGTGAACCCGTCTACCAGGGGCTTCACTCATCTGTCGACCCAACTGACCAGCTCACGAGGCAAGTTGGCAAAGGCTCAATCCAACTCCACGTACCCCGCCCCATAACCAAGTTTAACGACCCAGCCCCACATAGGACACGGTCTGAGTGGTGGACACGCTGATACTGGATCTGCTTGATCCGGAGGAAGCGAGAAGACCGCCGATGGCGACGAAGGACCACTCGGACGAGTTCAAGGCCGATCCCGTGGCCCTGTACGAGTCCACGCCCGGGGCGACGCACAAGGGCATCGCCACCGGCCTGGGCATCAACCGGGCCACCCTGCGGCAGTGGGGTGCTGTGGGACCGTGACCGCCGCGGTGTCGCCGCCACGGCCCTCTCACCGGGCGGGCAGGCGGCGGCCCGGCCCGGGAAGACAGCGCCGTCCGCCGATCCGGACGCGCGGATCCGGCAGCTGGAGGCCCGGGTGGCCGAGCTTGAGGCACATGAACGGAAGCAGGCGACCGAGCAGGACGTACTCCGCAAGGCGGCCAAGTACTTCGCCGGGAAGACGAACTGGTGATGAGCCGCTTCCAGTTCGTCGACGATCACCGGGACACCTACGAGGTGAAGCAGCTCTGCGAGGTCCTGAACCCGAACCGGTCCAGCTACCACAAACGACTCGCCGGAAGACAGGCGCAGGCAGCATGACGACGCGAGCACCGGCTCCTGACGGCGAGGATCCGCGAGGTCCACAGCGAGTCTGGCGGCGCCTACGCCTCCCCACGGGTAACCGCCGTGCTGCAGGAGACGGGGCTGCGGGTCAACGAGAAGCGGATCGCCCGGGTGATGCGGACGTTCTCCATCACCGGCATCCGCCTGCGCAGACGCGTCCGCACCACCGTCCCGGACCTGGCAGCCTCAGAGGTTCCGGACCTGTTCCAGCCGGGACTTCACCGCCCCGGGCCAGGGCGGAAATACATGGGCGACATCACCTATCTTCCGCTCGTGGGCGCGGAGTTCCTCTATCCCGCGACCGTTCTGGACCGCTTCAGCCGCAAGGTCGTCGGCTGGACCATCGCCGACCACACGCGCACCCGCCTGGCCCCCGACGCACCACGGACGGCGGCCGCGACCCGCGGCGGCCCGGACGGCTCGGTGTTCCACTCCGATCACGGAGCCCAGTACGGATCCCGGGCCTTCGCCGACCTTTGTGACCAGCTCGGGGTCACCCGGTCGATGGGTGCGGTCGGCACCAGCGCGGACAATGCGGCCTGCGAAAGTTTCCACGCGTCCCTGAAACGCGAGACGTTTCAGGGCACCCGCGACTATGGCGACGCCAGCACCTACAGAAGAACGGTCTTCGCATGGCTGGCCCGCCACAACACCCGCCGCCGGCACTCCGCTAACGGCCACCTCAGCCCCAACGAATACGAACGCCGACACCACGCGCCCAAGCTCACGCTGGCCGCGTGATCGACGAAGCGTGTCCACCATCACGGGGGAAGGCCCCCGGTTCGCGCCGCTCCGACCGGGCTGACAGGTCAAACACAAGGTGCAAGCAGCCAGCCAGAGTATGAGTCAAGCCACGCCGGAACGGCACGACCATGCTCACAGCCGGAGTGGAAGGGCCGGTCGGCGGCGATGCAGTCGATCGGCAACATCGCCCCGTCCCGGATCACAAATGCCTTTATGGACGCGGCCCTGACGGCTCCTGTGAGCGTGGGCGCAAGAGAGGCTAGGAGCTCGACTGCCTCGGTGACGTATCGGTAGACGAGGTGACGGTGTCGGCGGTGCCGTACCTAGCGCGGTGCTGGGACGGGTGCGTGGCCGTGAGCGCCGGTCCGTTTGACTTCAGGGCCGATGCGTCCGCTGTGCTCCCAAACCTGGGGCCACCGCTGTAGCGGCCGCACGCTGACACGTAACTCCTTTGCGACCGCGTTGCTGTCGTGTCCCAAGGTGAATAACTCGGCGGCCCGCATCACGCCAACAAATCAGTAACGTCGCCACCGCCCGCAACCGAAGAGCCTTCTGCGCCGACGGCGACCGGCGTCGTGTTGCCCCACGAGTTCACTCATGCAGGGGTCAACAACCCAGAACAGCTACCGTCCAGACCAGTATTCGGCCACTTTCGCGCCATGGTCGTTGCACAACCCGGGATCGTGATGCGATCATGACACTTAGCGCGAGCTTCACGGCTCTCGCTTTTCAGTCAACCACCGGTAGCGGAAAAATGGTTGGGGTTACGGCGGGGCAACGCCGCTATCCCGCCCCACCGCCGGTCTGTACATCAGGAGAAATGAATATGGCGCAGCTCACTCAATCCGCGACGCGGGTACGAAAGACGATGGCGCGAGCGGTTGCGATAGCGGGCCTGGCCGCGGCAGCCGTCACCATGGCCGCCCCTACCGCGCTGGCTGGCACGAGCCCCACGACGGAAGGCTGCTATTCCACCTGGGGCAACACCGGATCCAACGGACACTGCCAGTCGGTGGCGCGTACCGGTGATTTCCAGAACCAGATCGACTGCAGCCTCTTGGGAGAGTCGTCGATCTGGTACCTGTTTAACAAGGGTGCTTCCAAGCCCAGTTGGGGCTATGTGGAATGCACCTTCTCCGCCAACAAATCCTGGATCAACTTCAGGCTTCACCAGTAAGAGGCGTCGCGAGATCAACACTGCAGGGGTGTCCCGAATCGGGGCACCCCTGCAGTGCGTCCATTGAGCGTACGCATGGACAATCAGAGGATCACGGACACCACAAGTAATTCCCCTGCCCGCTACCTGTTCCGCTGGAATGCGCGCCGCAGCCGATTGACGCGCCACGGGGTCAGTGCCATCGCGCCCCCGCCCACGAGCAGGCTGCCGATGGCGATCCCCCAGCATGGCATCGAGTGTCCGGGCTGGTCCGTCCAGTCCCACCACCGGAACCGCCCCAGGCCGTCGACCTGCCAGTACGTCAGGGGGAACAGGGTGGCCAGCGGAAGGATCCAGGAGAATCTCCATCCCCATGCCCGCCCGGACATCAGGGCGAGCCCGGCCCAGATCAGCAGGCCTCTCAGGAGCAGCAGAACGGTGTCCATGGGGCTGACGGCTGCCTCTGCCGCGACGAGCAGCAACGCCGCCACCGAGACGGTCCCGACGAGGAAGGAGATCTCGGCTCGTCTGAAGCCCCTCGCCGCCGTCTCCTCCAGGGAGTCCATGGCGCTGCCGAGGCCGCCCACGGCGATCACCGCCAGAGCGAGGGGGATCACGTGCCTCAGAGGGGTCGCGGAGGTTCCGCCGCCGCTGAAGGGGAAGTCGAGCCGGGCGGACCCGAACATAACATCGCACGCGATCACCACGGCCCAGCCCACGGCGATGCCACGGAAGCGATGAGCCCGCAGAAAGCGGATCCAGGAATCGCGGAGATCAAGCACAGCGCGTACCTTTGATCACCTTGATCCGCTTCTTCGCCCAGTCCTCCTGTACCTGCCTGGGCTGCTTGATCAGCCGTGCGATGGCTCTCTGGTCGACACCGGGCGGCCCTCCGTGAATGCCGGACGGCTGCCCGGCGCCGGAGATCCGGGCCGCGAGCCATGAGTCGAGCTCGAAGTACGCCATCATGCGCCGGTCTTCGGCGCTGCTGTTCACCGCCGAGCAGAAGGGTGGAGTGGACGCCCGGGAGATGGCGATGGACATGCTGTCGGCCACCTCCCACATGGACCCTTCGAAGATCGAGAAGTCGGTGTCCTGCGCGCTGTCGCCCTTCAGTCCTTCCTCGTAGAACGCCGAGGGGGAGGTGATGAAGGGAGGAAGTTCGGACACGCGCCTTGCCATCGCCTCGAGCCGCGGGATGTACATGCGTTCCTCGGGCCATACGCAGATCTTCGGCTCGGTGCGCGTGCACATCGGAGCACTCGGATCGGCTCGCGCCGTCTGCACGGGTCCTGCCGTGATCACCCCTGCCAGGCATGCGACGGCCAGCGCCGAACTGCCGACGGCCGGCAGCCTGACGATCAGCTTTCCGCGTGCGCCGGTGTATCCGGGCAGCCTTCGTGGGGTGACAGCGGCGACGGCCACCGCGGAGAGCGCCAGACCCCATCGAAGGGCGAGGTTCCCCGGAGTCACCTCCACGGCAGGGGCACCGGAGAGTACGAACAAGCCGGCCTTCATCGGGCCGCCGTTCATCGTCACTACCACGAAGCAGGCCAGACCGGAGACGACCGGGGTGGAGAATGCGGACGGGTACCAGCGCCCGGCGATGTGGCCGACGGCGATGCACAGCACGATGAGCGCGGCACCCAGCAGCAGATAACTGGGCCACAGGAATCCGGGTCCGGCGTCGCGGTGACTGACTGCCGCGGCAACCGCGGCGCCCACGAGGTAGGCGCCGCCGCCATACACGGCGGCTGCCGCGATCTGAGTTCCCTCGATCTGCCATCGGGGCCTGGTTCCCGCAGTGTGCTGGTCCTCGAAGCCGAGTCGATGGATCCGGCCGGCAGCCCAGGCGGCGTAGGCCGCCAGGAAGGGGCCGAGATAGAAGGCGGGTATCTGGGCCGCCGCGCTGGCCTGCGGCCAGACGCCGATCCACCATTGGGCCCGTCCGAAAAGGACCGCCACGTCCAGGGCGACGAGGACGGGGAACCACCATCGCAGCGGAGAGCGCCGCAACTCCATCATGAGAATACGCATCAGGAGAGCACCCCCTGTCCCGACAGGGCCGCCATGTATCCGCGCTCCAACGGGCTGTCGCCCGCCACTCCCGATCGGGAGTTGCCCGCAAGGGCCTCGGGGGTGCCGCGGAAGAGGAACCTTCCGGACTGCATGACGACGACCTGGTCGCAGACAGCCGCCACATCCTCGACGAGGTGGGTGCTCAGCACGATCGCCGAGCCCGTCAGTGATCTGATCAACTCGCGGAACTGTAGGCGTTGTTCCGGGTCCAGGCCGACGGTCGGCTCGTCCAGGAGCAGGAGTCTCGGCGAGCCGACGATTGCCGCGGCAATGCCTGCGCGCCGCAGCATGCCACCGGAGAGGGACTTCATCTTGGCCTGCGCCCGTCCGTCGAGAAGGACCGAAGCGATCGCTTTCCCTGTCGCGCCGTGGGCCTCACCGTCAGGGACCCCGCGCAGCCAGGCGCTGTATCTGACGAAGTCGTAGACCGAGAAGGACGGGTAGTAGCCGAAGTCCTGGGGGAGATAGCCGATCGTAGGGCGGACCGCCCTGGCCGACCGCTCGGAGTGCACCTTTCTGCCGCAGATCTCCAGAGTCCCCTCTTGGGGAGGGGCAACCGTGGCAAGGGTGCGGAGAAGCGTTGTCTTTCCCGCCCCGTTGGGGCCCAGAAGCCCGTAGACCCCCACGCTGAGATCCCAGTCGAGTCCAGTGATCACCTGATGCCGGCTGTAGCCCTGAGCGATCCCCGACAGCGAAGCGATCGGTTCCACGTTGTTCCTTTCGCGCGTGCGACCGGGCGCCACTCGAGAGCGGCACCCGGTCACATCACCCCTGTCTGTCGAGATACCTCAAGCCGTGTACATGATGTAAGACTTTTCGATATTGAACGTGCATTCGACTCCGCCCCACTTCTGGTTCGACTCCCCGATCCGGAAGACCGTCCAGAGTGAGTCCTCATTGCCGAAGGTGCACACGCCGCGGTTCTTGTACTGGCCGTACTTCGACACGTTGACGCAGTGACCCACCGATCCGGTACTCCCCCAGGTGGAGTAGCAACCGTTGAGTGTGGCACTCGTTCCGCTCGCCATCGCAGACGGCGCGGACAGGGCGACCGCAGCGACCGCCGCGCCCGTGAGCGCGGCGACGCGCGCTATGGTGTTCCTTACTCGCCTTGCGGGCTGAGTGTGCTCCGTCATCACTGTCTCCTCCTGATGTGCAGACCGATGACGGGGGTGGGGTCGTAGCGTTGCCCCGCTGCGACCCCAACCATGCTGATCCGTCATCAATTGTTGGCTGTGAAGGTTTAATGAGAGGCCTTCACGGGCTTGTCATGATCATGATCTCATCAACTTGTGGATCTTGCAACGGCACCGCATAGAAGGCGACGTTCTGCTCCGGTTGCTCAGGGGGTTGAACTCATTGGGCTCGGTGATCTGGTCCCGTCGCATTCCATGATCAGGCCTGTCGGCCGGAGGTGGCCGTCGATCAGATAACACCGGCGCTGGACTTTCTTCGGTTTCCGCTTAATCGCCCGGGTTAAGTGGGCGAGCCGGCCGCAGCGAGGTCAGTCAGGGTGCCGCCTGGCAACTGGAGCTTTTGTGCCGGGCACCACCAACTGAGCGCCTTGGGGCATCCGGAAGATGCGCCTCGCACTCAATTATCAACTCCGCTCAGGCTAAGTGGTATTGCGGGTGGGTGCCCTGCCAGCCGATACCCCAGGTGGCAGCAGATGATCACTGCTGCCGCAGCGGCTAGCGTAACCATGATGGCAGTGCTGGGCGGGTGAACGGCCGGGAATGACGCTCGAAATGGCGGAAAGCGAACGCTTCGGTGCGCCGTTCGAACGAGCCGGGCGGACGCCTTCGCCTCGTCTGCGACAACCGCCGCGCCTCCCGCTGCCCGGCTTGCGCCTGGACCTACGCGGGCGACACCTACCACCTGATCCGCGCCGGCCTCGCCGGAGACGACCGCCGCGACATCCCCGCCGCCGTCCGCGATCACCCGCGCGTCTTCACCCTCACCGCCACCTCGTTCGGCCCGGTCCACAACCGCCCCGACCACGGCACCTGCCGCTGCGGCACCCGGCACGCCTCCGACGCTCCAGAGTTGGGCACCGCTCTCGACTCGGACACCTGCGACTATGCGGGCGCTGTGCTGTTCAACAACCACGCCGGACAGCTCTGGTAACGCTTCACCACGCGACTCCGCCGTGAACTCGCCGCCCGCGCTGGCCTTCCTCACTGAGAACTCGCCGAACACCTCCGCGTCTCGTACGGCAAGGTCGCCGAATTCCAGAAACGCGGGGCCCTGCACTTCCACGCCGTCGTACGCCTCGACCGCCCGGACGGTCCCGGGATACCGCCGCCCGCCTGGGCCACGGTCGACCTCCTCACGGATGCGATGCGCGCTGCCGCGGCGCACTCGTACACGTCCGTCTCGGTCCCGGCAGCCGATGACCAGCCGACCAGGACGTTCCGATGGGGTCGACAGCTCGACGTCCGCCCGGTCAAGGCCTTCGGCGACGACTCCGAAGGATCCGGCGGAGCGACCTCGAACACTGGCTCGACGACCGTGAGGACGCCGCCTGATGGAGACGACGTACGAGGTCAAGATCTACAAGATCCTCACGTACAAGGGTGCCCGGAAGTCCACCTACACGGTGCGCAGGGTGGTGGCGGGCAAGCGCTGGCGTGAGCCGTTCGACACGGTCGCGCTCGCCGAGGACTTCCGCTTCGAACTCATCACGGCGGTCGGCAAGGGTGAGGCGTTCGTCATCGCGACCGGACTGCCGGTATCGCATCGCTCCAAGTCGGCCGCGATGAGCTGGTACAAGTTCGCCGTCGAGTACGTGGACGCGCGCTGGACCCAACTCGCCGGCAACAGCCGGAAGAACCTCGCCAAGACCCTGACCGCGACCA encodes:
- a CDS encoding ATP-binding cassette domain-containing protein; the encoded protein is MEPIASLSGIAQGYSRHQVITGLDWDLSVGVYGLLGPNGAGKTTLLRTLATVAPPQEGTLEICGRKVHSERSARAVRPTIGYLPQDFGYYPSFSVYDFVRYSAWLRGVPDGEAHGATGKAIASVLLDGRAQAKMKSLSGGMLRRAGIAAAIVGSPRLLLLDEPTVGLDPEQRLQFRELIRSLTGSAIVLSTHLVEDVAAVCDQVVVMQSGRFLFRGTPEALAGNSRSGVAGDSPLERGYMAALSGQGVLS
- a CDS encoding IS5 family transposase, whose protein sequence is MLVYPCGLDVSSRSLSFLAARLREHHRRIKSRWRRLPVGRQALLVLAHLRNGTTYAQLAAGFGVGTSTVYRYISEAVDLLAALAPTLDEAVRAASTKAYVLLDGTLLPIDRIAADRPFYSGKHKKHGMNVQVIADPFGRLLWASPALPGAVHDVRAAREHGIINALDQARIPCWADKGYQGARGTVRVPFRGRWETLSTGQQAVNRSQAKIRALVEQAMATLKNWRLLRKLRCSTTRITGLVQAVLTLHHASSPAG